A genomic stretch from Fusobacterium sp. DD2 includes:
- a CDS encoding NAD(+)/NADH kinase, with protein sequence MKKVFILYNEDKPVAKEIYDISLDYFKKKGIEVTNKANKADFGVVIGGDGTFLRAFRNFIFKKNLYVIAVNAGSLGFLTEIKKENVLFEYDNFLKGDFNSEKRHVLKVEIDGKKYYALNEVVVSKAGITSRVLRVNFKANDEYMCTYKGDGVIVATPTGSTAYSMSAGGPIIKSDMKAMVITPIAPHNLNTRPIVIGGEEKLTLKLEDEKRLGQVIIDGQTNRKVTMEDEIKIEYSKHMLHLVIPKNRNYYSVLREKLKWGDNLC encoded by the coding sequence ATGAAAAAAGTCTTTATTTTATACAATGAAGATAAGCCTGTAGCTAAAGAGATATATGATATAAGCTTAGATTACTTTAAGAAAAAAGGAATTGAGGTAACTAACAAGGCTAATAAGGCTGACTTTGGAGTGGTAATTGGCGGAGATGGAACTTTTTTAAGAGCTTTTAGAAACTTTATATTTAAGAAAAATCTCTATGTAATTGCCGTAAATGCAGGAAGTCTTGGGTTTTTAACTGAGATAAAAAAAGAAAATGTATTATTTGAATATGATAACTTTTTAAAAGGAGATTTCAACTCTGAGAAGAGACATGTACTTAAAGTTGAGATAGATGGGAAAAAATATTATGCATTGAATGAGGTAGTAGTATCTAAAGCAGGTATAACATCAAGAGTATTAAGAGTTAACTTTAAAGCTAATGATGAGTATATGTGCACCTATAAAGGTGATGGAGTCATTGTGGCTACACCAACTGGGTCAACAGCTTATTCAATGTCAGCAGGGGGACCTATTATCAAGTCTGATATGAAAGCTATGGTAATAACACCTATAGCTCCTCACAATCTAAATACAAGACCAATTGTAATAGGTGGAGAGGAAAAACTGACTCTTAAACTTGAGGATGAAAAAAGACTTGGACAGGTTATAATAGACGGACAGACAAATAGAAAAGTAACAATGGAAGATGAAATCAAAATAGAGTATTCTAAACATATGCTACATCTTGTAATACCGAAGAATAGAAACTATTACAGTGTATTAAGAGAAAAATTGAAATGGGGAGATAATCTGTGTTAA
- a CDS encoding PepSY domain-containing protein: protein MKKIGKTLCGLIGGFILLSGAVANEAYGNNQRRLLTEKEAVKIALDNSPNWKLKKIETEIKKGKEIYEVVLVHDRDEKEYLINARTGEIVKYEVEDHDDVVEYGDTKISFEDAIKIALDKSENGVFKKVEIESRRGKLYYDVEVLEPTKKKEYRIDVEDGQIISTKIENR, encoded by the coding sequence ATGAAAAAAATTGGAAAAACTTTATGTGGATTAATAGGCGGATTTATACTTCTATCAGGTGCAGTTGCAAATGAAGCTTATGGAAATAATCAAAGGAGATTATTGACAGAAAAAGAAGCAGTAAAAATAGCTTTGGATAATTCACCAAACTGGAAATTAAAAAAGATAGAGACAGAGATTAAAAAGGGAAAAGAGATATACGAAGTGGTACTTGTACATGATAGAGATGAGAAAGAGTATCTTATCAATGCAAGAACTGGTGAAATAGTAAAATATGAGGTAGAGGACCACGATGATGTAGTTGAATATGGAGATACTAAGATATCTTTTGAAGATGCAATAAAAATAGCTCTGGATAAGAGTGAAAATGGTGTCTTTAAAAAGGTTGAAATTGAAAGTAGAAGAGGAAAACTATATTATGATGTTGAGGTTCTGGAACCTACTAAGAAAAAAGAGTATAGGATAGATGTGGAAGATGGTCAAATAATATCCACTAAAATAGAGAATAGATAA
- a CDS encoding transketolase family protein yields MSKKSTRQAYGEALVELGKINKDVVVLDADLSGSTKTSLFQKEFPERHFNVGIAEADLMGTAAGFATCGKTVFASTFAMFAAGRAFEQIRNTIAYPKLNVKIAPTHAGISVGEDGGSHESVEDIALMRSIPGMVVLSPADAVETKKMIFAAAEYNGPVYIRMGRLDIDTILPEDYDFQIGIANTLRDGKDVTIAATGLMVAEALKAAETLEKEGISVRVINVGTIKPLDGETILKAAKETKFIITAEEHSVIGGLGSAVSEFLSEVHPTKVKKLGIYDKFGQSGKGQELLEKYELTAAKLVQMVKENM; encoded by the coding sequence ATGAGTAAAAAATCTACAAGACAAGCTTATGGAGAAGCATTAGTAGAATTAGGGAAAATAAATAAAGATGTAGTGGTATTAGATGCTGACCTTTCAGGATCTACAAAAACTTCATTATTCCAAAAAGAATTTCCTGAAAGACACTTCAACGTAGGAATTGCTGAGGCAGATTTAATGGGAACAGCTGCAGGATTTGCTACTTGTGGAAAAACAGTTTTTGCTTCAACTTTCGCAATGTTTGCTGCAGGAAGAGCATTTGAACAAATAAGAAATACAATTGCATATCCAAAACTAAATGTAAAGATAGCTCCAACACATGCTGGAATTTCAGTAGGTGAAGATGGAGGATCACACGAATCTGTAGAAGATATCGCTTTAATGAGATCAATACCAGGAATGGTAGTATTATCTCCAGCTGATGCTGTAGAAACTAAAAAAATGATATTTGCAGCAGCAGAATACAATGGACCAGTATATATTAGAATGGGAAGACTTGACATAGATACAATACTTCCTGAAGATTACGACTTCCAAATCGGAATTGCTAATACATTAAGAGATGGTAAAGACGTAACAATAGCTGCAACAGGACTTATGGTTGCAGAAGCTTTAAAAGCAGCTGAAACTCTAGAAAAAGAAGGAATTTCAGTAAGAGTAATCAACGTGGGAACTATAAAACCACTTGATGGAGAAACTATACTTAAAGCTGCAAAAGAAACTAAGTTCATAATCACTGCTGAAGAACATTCAGTAATTGGAGGACTTGGATCTGCAGTTTCTGAATTCTTATCAGAAGTACACCCAACTAAAGTTAAAAAACTTGGAATCTACGATAAATTTGGACAAAGTGGAAAAGGTCAAGAATTACTTGAAAAATATGAATTGACAGCAGCTAAGTTAGTGCAAATGGTTAAAGAAAATATGTAG
- a CDS encoding permease-like cell division protein FtsX, giving the protein MKNFDFINRYGNSIQNKIQIKKTTFVLMTLSFIILNFFIVSFLNVQWMKKEIKSTYFFTADFQKDVPNSEKEKTEIDVLKLDGVKKLRYVSKEEAFQKLQHQLDIAIPRSENPLSDSMIIYYDKPSDIEGIQVNLESNQNIKEVFVDGTYIAYKDKEMRFYNMLAWCIGLLGILPLSIITYLVYYSSISIDYINNVGIIQDDKVNRKRSKRINVLPVIASATMGVLIFFNIYIYFREHLLSISGNYIILSLKELAFMHLLILFVIVLLMLLKPTKIMVLKRGES; this is encoded by the coding sequence ATGAAGAACTTTGATTTTATAAACAGATATGGTAATTCGATACAGAATAAAATTCAGATAAAAAAGACTACTTTTGTTTTAATGACATTATCCTTTATCATTTTAAATTTTTTTATTGTTTCTTTTCTTAATGTACAATGGATGAAAAAAGAGATAAAGTCTACTTATTTCTTTACAGCAGACTTTCAAAAAGATGTACCAAATAGTGAAAAGGAAAAAACAGAGATTGATGTATTAAAATTAGATGGAGTAAAGAAATTGAGATATGTGTCTAAAGAGGAGGCTTTTCAAAAACTTCAACATCAGCTTGATATTGCAATACCAAGAAGTGAAAACCCACTTTCAGACAGTATGATAATATACTATGATAAACCTTCTGATATTGAGGGAATACAGGTTAATTTAGAAAGCAATCAAAATATTAAAGAGGTTTTTGTAGATGGAACATATATTGCCTATAAAGACAAAGAGATGAGATTTTATAATATGCTTGCCTGGTGCATAGGTCTTTTAGGGATACTTCCACTATCTATAATAACTTACTTAGTCTATTACAGCTCTATTTCCATTGACTATATCAACAATGTAGGAATAATCCAGGATGATAAAGTGAATAGAAAGAGATCTAAGAGGATTAATGTTCTACCTGTTATTGCAAGTGCAACAATGGGAGTTTTAATATTTTTTAATATATATATTTATTTTAGGGAGCATCTGCTTAGTATAAGTGGTAATTATATTATTTTAAGTTTGAAAGAACTTGCATTTATGCACCTTCTTATACTCTTTGTAATTGTTCTTCTTATGTTGTTAAAACCTACTAAGATAATGGTTTTAAAGAGGGGGGAGTCTTGA
- the era gene encoding GTPase Era — protein sequence MKAGFIAVVGRPNVGKSTLINKLVSEKVAIVSNKAGTTRDNIKGILNFNDNQYIFIDTPGIHKAKHLLGEYMTNSAIKILKDVDVILFVLDGTQEISTGDQFVMEKVKEARRTPRILVVNKIDKLTDEQLVAKRAEIAEKLGDFDGIVEIAGQYGIGLPKLLEKIDPFLEEGIKYYPDDMYTDMSVYKIITEIVREKILLKTREEIPHSVAIEILNVTRRENGKDKFDINIYVERDSQKGIIIGKNGKLLKEIGAEARKDIEELLGEQIYLTLWVKVKEDWRKKKPFLKEMGYVEEK from the coding sequence GTGAAAGCTGGATTTATAGCAGTAGTAGGAAGACCCAATGTAGGTAAGTCTACACTTATAAATAAATTGGTATCTGAAAAGGTAGCCATAGTTTCAAATAAAGCAGGAACAACAAGAGATAATATAAAGGGGATACTTAATTTTAATGATAATCAGTATATCTTTATAGATACTCCAGGAATACATAAGGCAAAACATCTGCTTGGAGAGTATATGACAAACTCTGCAATTAAAATATTAAAAGATGTAGATGTGATATTATTTGTATTAGATGGAACTCAGGAAATCAGTACTGGAGACCAGTTTGTAATGGAGAAAGTAAAAGAAGCAAGAAGAACTCCAAGAATACTTGTTGTAAATAAGATAGATAAATTAACTGATGAGCAGCTTGTAGCTAAAAGAGCTGAGATAGCTGAGAAATTAGGAGATTTTGATGGAATAGTAGAGATAGCTGGACAGTATGGAATAGGACTTCCAAAACTTCTTGAAAAGATAGATCCATTCTTAGAAGAGGGAATAAAATATTATCCAGATGATATGTATACAGATATGTCTGTGTATAAGATAATTACTGAGATTGTAAGAGAAAAAATACTTCTTAAAACAAGAGAAGAGATACCTCACTCAGTAGCTATTGAGATTTTAAATGTAACAAGAAGAGAAAATGGTAAGGATAAATTTGATATCAATATCTATGTAGAAAGAGATTCTCAAAAAGGAATTATCATTGGTAAAAATGGTAAACTTCTTAAAGAGATAGGAGCAGAGGCTAGAAAAGATATTGAGGAGTTATTAGGAGAGCAGATATATCTTACTCTTTGGGTAAAGGTTAAAGAGGACTGGAGAAAGAAGAAACCTTTCCTTAAAGAGATGGGATACGTAGAGGAGAAATAG
- the recN gene encoding DNA repair protein RecN, with the protein MLRELKIENLAIIDKLDLEFDDGFIVLTGETGAGKSIILSGINLLIGEKATTDMIRTGEKSLCAQGVFEVNDEQREEILATFGIDAEDNEVIVRRTLDTRGRGKVYVNGMRVSLTNLREIMGTLVDIVGQHSHQMLLNRNNHIKLLDKFLGDKGRELLEKTASLSSKYKELTTKIEEIEKDRKDAIEKKEFYDFQLAELEKVNPKPGEDAELEDEYKKLFNAGKIKEKIQNSTLYLRDGEINAIHLLYNSKKNIEGLTKYGDEFGEVLDKLDKIYYELEDCVDIMQTLGEDIDIDGNRLQEVVDRIDVLNKLKIKYGTTIEGIIEFKESIAQKIKLLEDNSFAMQDMLKEKDAIEKEYWKVAKELRELRKKKAVGIERELKNELKFLKMADSKVHIVIEDSKEIGPKGSDIVEIFISTNLGQDLKPLGKIASGGEVSRIMLALKVIFSRVDNIPILIFDEIDTGVGGETVRKIADKLREIGDHAQVVSITHSPAIAARAHQQFYIKKKSDNNSTKSIVTKLDYEGRVQEIARMLAGESVTEAVIEHARELLEEQ; encoded by the coding sequence GTGTTAAGAGAGCTTAAAATAGAAAATCTAGCTATAATAGATAAACTTGATTTGGAATTTGATGATGGCTTTATTGTACTTACAGGTGAAACAGGTGCTGGTAAATCAATAATCCTAAGTGGAATAAATCTGCTTATTGGAGAAAAAGCCACTACTGATATGATAAGAACAGGAGAGAAGTCTCTTTGTGCTCAAGGTGTATTTGAAGTAAATGATGAGCAGAGAGAGGAGATTTTAGCAACTTTTGGAATAGATGCTGAAGACAATGAGGTAATAGTAAGAAGAACATTAGATACAAGAGGAAGAGGAAAGGTCTATGTAAATGGAATGAGAGTTTCTCTAACCAATCTGAGAGAGATAATGGGAACTCTTGTGGATATTGTAGGACAACACTCACATCAGATGTTACTAAATAGGAATAATCATATTAAATTACTAGATAAATTTTTAGGCGATAAGGGTAGAGAGCTGTTGGAAAAAACAGCATCTCTATCTTCAAAATACAAAGAACTCACTACAAAAATAGAAGAGATAGAAAAAGACAGAAAAGATGCTATTGAAAAGAAAGAATTTTATGATTTTCAGCTTGCAGAACTCGAAAAGGTAAATCCAAAACCTGGAGAGGATGCAGAGCTTGAAGATGAGTATAAAAAGCTTTTCAATGCTGGTAAAATTAAGGAAAAGATACAGAATTCAACATTGTACTTAAGAGATGGAGAGATAAATGCAATCCATCTTTTATATAATTCTAAAAAAAATATAGAGGGACTCACTAAATATGGAGATGAATTTGGAGAGGTCTTAGATAAATTAGATAAAATCTATTATGAACTGGAAGACTGTGTAGATATTATGCAGACACTTGGAGAGGATATTGATATAGATGGAAATCGTCTTCAGGAAGTAGTGGACAGAATAGATGTCTTAAACAAACTTAAGATAAAATATGGAACTACTATTGAAGGAATAATAGAGTTTAAAGAGAGCATAGCTCAGAAGATAAAGCTTTTAGAGGATAACAGTTTTGCTATGCAGGATATGTTAAAAGAAAAAGATGCCATTGAAAAAGAGTACTGGAAAGTGGCAAAAGAGCTAAGAGAACTTAGAAAGAAAAAAGCTGTTGGAATAGAAAGAGAGCTTAAAAACGAACTTAAATTCTTAAAAATGGCTGACTCTAAAGTGCATATTGTAATAGAGGACAGTAAAGAGATAGGTCCTAAGGGATCTGATATTGTTGAGATATTTATCTCTACTAACCTTGGACAGGATCTGAAACCACTTGGCAAAATAGCTTCAGGTGGAGAGGTAAGTAGAATAATGCTGGCTCTAAAGGTTATATTCTCAAGAGTTGACAATATTCCAATACTTATCTTTGACGAGATAGATACAGGTGTAGGAGGAGAGACTGTAAGAAAGATAGCAGATAAACTTCGTGAGATTGGAGACCATGCTCAGGTGGTATCAATTACACACTCTCCAGCAATAGCTGCAAGAGCTCATCAGCAGTTCTATATTAAAAAGAAAAGTGATAACAACTCAACTAAGAGTATAGTGACAAAACTTGATTATGAAGGAAGAGTACAGGAAATAGCTAGAATGCTGGCAGGTGAAAGTGTTACAGAGGCAGTAATTGAGCATGCCCGTGAATTACTAGAAGAGCAATAG
- a CDS encoding haloacid dehalogenase-like hydrolase — protein MKRYLDCSASDLEKMGRDELLQSIAASEGRLIVTETIGVANPMLGDVTNAELAASMGADLILLNLFDVNNPVINGISCEDKKDIVRKVKELTGRKVGINLEPLEQGVTSSVDIKSTWELSSGRKGTLENAQKAVEMGVDFIVLTGNPGIGVTNKAIAETLKIYKENLGDKVVLVAGKMHAAGILTEAGENIITKADVEEFSNAGADIILMPAPGTVPGITMEYIRSLVTYAHSLGKLTLTAIGTSQEGADTDTIKQIALMCKMTGTDLHHLGDAGYFGMALPENILEYGKVIRGVRHTYRRMARSIKR, from the coding sequence ATGAAAAGATATTTAGATTGCAGTGCCAGTGATTTGGAGAAAATGGGAAGAGATGAACTTTTACAATCAATAGCAGCAAGTGAAGGTAGATTAATTGTTACTGAAACTATAGGTGTAGCTAATCCAATGCTTGGAGATGTTACAAATGCAGAGCTTGCAGCAAGTATGGGAGCTGACCTTATTTTATTAAATCTTTTTGATGTAAATAATCCAGTGATAAATGGAATTTCATGTGAGGATAAAAAAGATATAGTAAGAAAGGTTAAAGAACTTACAGGTCGTAAAGTTGGAATAAATCTTGAACCTCTAGAACAGGGAGTAACAAGCAGTGTAGATATAAAAAGTACTTGGGAACTGTCTTCTGGAAGAAAAGGAACTCTTGAAAATGCACAAAAAGCAGTTGAAATGGGAGTGGACTTTATAGTTTTAACTGGAAATCCAGGGATAGGAGTTACTAATAAAGCCATAGCTGAAACTTTAAAAATATATAAGGAAAATTTAGGAGATAAAGTAGTATTAGTTGCAGGTAAGATGCATGCAGCTGGAATTTTAACTGAAGCTGGAGAAAATATAATTACGAAAGCTGATGTTGAGGAGTTTTCTAATGCTGGAGCAGATATTATTTTAATGCCTGCACCAGGTACTGTACCAGGAATTACAATGGAATATATAAGAAGCCTTGTAACTTATGCTCATTCATTGGGAAAACTTACATTAACAGCAATAGGGACTTCACAAGAGGGAGCAGATACAGATACAATAAAGCAGATAGCATTGATGTGTAAAATGACAGGAACAGATTTACATCACTTAGGAGATGCGGGATATTTTGGTATGGCACTTCCTGAGAACATATTGGAGTATGGTAAAGTAATAAGAGGTGTAAGACACACTTATCGCAGAATGGCACGTTCTATAAAAAGATAG
- a CDS encoding ABC transporter ATP-binding protein, translated as MLKRFVSYYRPYKKMFFMDLLVATVSALCDLVYPMITRDVVNRVIPNREFRFIIIFGAVLLGVYLVKMFCTYWMQYWGHLVGVGMQADMRRDIYEHLQKLPVKYFDDNQTGGIMSRIVNDLQDISELAHHGPEDLFISFFMILGSFIVLIRINIILTVIVFCILPFIIWFSMYKRKKLLASFMKTREKTGYINAKLQNSISGIRVSKAFVIGEDEKERFEEGNQQFVNAKAFSYKVMAEYGAGVGFLTDLLDYSVLIFGGIFVYYGKINIGDFLAYLLYIKIFTQPIKRLIAFVEQFQNGMSGFKRFMELIDIEHEKDRPDAVELKEVHGQIDFENVSFSHEDKKVLDNITLSIKQGKILALVGPSGGGKTTLCNLIPRFYDVDSGDIKIDGRSIYDVKVDSLRRNIGIVQQDVFLFTGTIRDNIAVGKSDATDEEIMDAAKKANIHDLIMEMPEGYNTNVGERGVKLSGGQKQRIAIARIFLKNPPILILDEATSALDNITEKLIQKSLEDLCKGRTTIVVAHRLSTIQSADEIIVLTDNGIAERGTHEELLAQKGFYYKLNSASEL; from the coding sequence ATATTAAAAAGATTCGTTTCTTATTACAGGCCATATAAGAAAATGTTTTTCATGGACCTTTTAGTAGCAACTGTGTCAGCTCTTTGTGACCTTGTATATCCTATGATTACAAGAGATGTAGTAAATAGAGTTATTCCCAATAGAGAATTCAGATTTATAATTATATTTGGAGCTGTGCTTTTGGGAGTATATCTGGTTAAAATGTTCTGTACATACTGGATGCAGTATTGGGGACATCTGGTAGGTGTTGGAATGCAGGCAGATATGAGACGTGATATTTACGAGCATCTTCAAAAATTACCAGTTAAATATTTTGACGATAATCAGACTGGTGGAATAATGTCACGTATTGTAAATGACCTGCAGGATATTTCAGAGCTTGCCCACCATGGACCTGAAGATTTATTTATATCATTTTTTATGATTTTAGGGTCATTTATAGTTTTAATAAGAATAAATATCATACTTACTGTTATTGTTTTCTGCATACTTCCATTTATAATCTGGTTCAGTATGTATAAAAGAAAGAAACTTCTGGCATCTTTTATGAAAACAAGAGAGAAGACAGGGTATATAAATGCCAAACTGCAAAATAGTATTTCTGGAATCAGAGTTTCTAAAGCATTTGTTATTGGAGAGGATGAAAAAGAGAGATTTGAAGAGGGAAATCAGCAGTTTGTAAATGCTAAAGCATTCTCATATAAGGTTATGGCTGAATATGGTGCAGGAGTAGGATTTTTAACAGACCTTCTGGATTATTCAGTTCTTATATTTGGAGGAATATTTGTTTATTATGGCAAGATAAATATTGGAGATTTCTTAGCATATCTTCTATACATAAAGATATTTACTCAGCCAATTAAGAGACTTATTGCTTTTGTAGAGCAGTTTCAAAATGGTATGAGTGGATTCAAGAGATTTATGGAGCTTATAGATATTGAGCATGAAAAAGATAGACCTGATGCTGTAGAGCTTAAAGAGGTCCATGGTCAAATAGATTTTGAGAATGTAAGTTTCAGTCATGAGGACAAAAAAGTTCTTGATAATATTACACTAAGTATAAAACAGGGTAAGATACTTGCACTTGTTGGACCATCAGGTGGAGGAAAGACAACTCTTTGTAACCTGATTCCAAGATTTTATGATGTTGACAGTGGAGATATTAAAATAGATGGTAGAAGTATCTATGATGTAAAGGTAGATTCTTTGAGAAGAAATATTGGAATAGTTCAACAGGATGTATTTTTATTTACTGGAACAATAAGAGATAATATAGCTGTTGGAAAAAGTGATGCTACAGATGAAGAGATAATGGATGCTGCTAAAAAGGCAAATATCCACGACCTTATTATGGAGATGCCTGAAGGTTATAACACAAATGTAGGTGAAAGAGGGGTAAAACTTTCTGGTGGACAGAAACAGAGAATAGCAATAGCTAGAATATTTTTGAAAAACCCACCTATTTTGATATTGGATGAGGCTACTTCAGCTCTTGATAATATAACTGAAAAACTTATACAGAAATCTTTGGAAGATCTGTGTAAGGGTAGAACAACAATTGTAGTTGCTCACAGATTATCTACAATTCAATCTGCTGATGAGATAATAGTACTTACTGATAATGGAATAGCAGAACGTGGAACTCATGAGGAACTTTTAGCTCAAAAAGGATTTTATTATAAGCTTAACAGTGCAAGTGAATTATAA
- a CDS encoding peptidoglycan DD-metalloendopeptidase family protein, which produces MKRVILLFIMITSFTFSESVTDMEKKVKNIEKQIQVKNTRIKNIDVQTHQIEAQIKTIEKEIVDIGNDRQKILNDIRTVEKNIDYGKRNLGITSTELDRKKLEFKAKIIAWNRYSKEKEKILDEQSLLKKNFVRLLYGDLEKMEYIKNVESDIKKVKSDIEVQKAQLSVLRNKLAQNLLQMDRKKAQQSALIKRLAAEKSGHVRSISQLQKEKERIEKQIKEIIVARTKTDTKVVNKSQAYSKLGRVIKPVDGPIVVQFNEKKQQQVTSNGIEIQGRMGAKIKASAKGKVIYADVFQGLGKVVMIDYGYNMIGVYGNLIATKVTLNQQVQQGAEIGVLGLSVEGKPNLYYELRFNLKPIDPVPMF; this is translated from the coding sequence TTGAAAAGAGTAATTTTATTATTTATTATGATAACTTCCTTTACTTTTTCTGAAAGTGTTACAGACATGGAGAAAAAAGTAAAAAATATAGAGAAACAGATTCAGGTAAAAAATACCAGAATAAAAAATATAGATGTACAGACACATCAGATTGAGGCACAGATAAAGACTATTGAAAAAGAGATAGTTGATATTGGAAATGACAGACAAAAAATCTTAAATGATATAAGGACAGTTGAAAAAAATATAGATTATGGAAAGAGAAATCTGGGAATTACTTCAACTGAACTTGATAGAAAAAAGCTGGAGTTTAAGGCAAAGATAATTGCCTGGAACAGATACAGCAAAGAGAAAGAAAAAATTTTAGATGAGCAGTCACTTTTAAAGAAAAACTTTGTAAGACTTCTATATGGAGACTTAGAAAAGATGGAATACATTAAAAATGTAGAAAGTGATATTAAAAAGGTCAAAAGCGATATTGAAGTTCAAAAGGCTCAACTGAGTGTACTTAGAAATAAACTTGCTCAAAACCTTTTACAGATGGATAGAAAAAAAGCACAGCAAAGTGCTCTTATAAAAAGACTGGCTGCGGAAAAAAGTGGACATGTACGTAGTATAAGTCAACTTCAAAAAGAAAAAGAAAGAATAGAAAAACAGATTAAAGAGATAATTGTAGCAAGAACCAAAACAGATACCAAGGTAGTCAATAAATCACAGGCTTATTCTAAATTAGGTCGTGTAATAAAACCTGTAGATGGTCCTATTGTAGTCCAATTCAATGAGAAAAAACAGCAACAGGTAACAAGCAACGGTATTGAAATTCAAGGAAGAATGGGAGCGAAAATAAAAGCTTCAGCAAAAGGAAAGGTAATATATGCTGATGTCTTCCAGGGACTTGGAAAAGTGGTAATGATAGACTATGGATACAATATGATAGGTGTTTATGGTAACCTTATTGCTACAAAAGTAACATTGAACCAGCAGGTTCAACAGGGAGCTGAAATTGGAGTATTAGGACTTTCAGTAGAGGGAAAACCAAATCTATACTATGAACTTAGATTTAACTTGAAACCTATAGACCCAGTTCCAATGTTTTAA
- a CDS encoding site-specific integrase encodes MDLIKEFLDNSKNIGKINSTTLEIYRKDIEDFDGFIVGKELIDVTSQDIIDFIAKLKTRYSDRSIYRKISSIKSFYKYLIENRIIDISPASDIELPNKIEKKTEPLEKWEIKNILDACGDSYEEKRDSLIIRILCETGLKIGNVLDLEKERLELANFKAINIYVNSKIINEPLSDKLAEDLKEFAELFAKKYPDQNRLFGELSRPAFRVRFKIYAKRADIEREVSPSMIKKMVIEEKLKDEDGMTLIDKIRAEYMRIGIGDD; translated from the coding sequence ATGGACTTGATAAAGGAATTCTTAGATAATTCAAAAAATATAGGTAAGATAAACAGCACAACACTGGAAATATATAGAAAAGATATTGAAGATTTTGATGGATTTATTGTAGGTAAAGAACTTATAGATGTCACTTCTCAGGATATTATAGATTTTATAGCAAAATTAAAAACGAGATACAGTGACAGATCTATTTATAGAAAGATAAGTTCAATTAAAAGTTTTTATAAATATCTTATTGAAAATAGAATAATTGATATCTCTCCTGCAAGTGATATAGAGCTTCCAAATAAAATAGAGAAGAAAACTGAACCATTGGAAAAATGGGAGATAAAAAATATTTTAGATGCCTGTGGTGATTCCTATGAGGAGAAAAGGGATTCTTTAATAATAAGAATACTTTGTGAGACAGGACTTAAGATTGGAAATGTTTTGGATCTTGAAAAAGAGAGATTGGAACTTGCAAATTTTAAGGCAATTAATATATATGTTAATTCAAAAATCATAAATGAACCTTTAAGTGATAAATTAGCTGAGGATTTGAAAGAGTTTGCAGAACTTTTTGCAAAAAAATATCCAGATCAGAATAGACTTTTTGGAGAGCTTTCAAGACCTGCATTTAGAGTTAGATTTAAGATATATGCAAAAAGAGCAGATATTGAAAGAGAAGTATCACCTAGTATGATAAAGAAAATGGTGATAGAAGAAAAATTAAAAGATGAAGATGGAATGACTCTTATAGATAAGATAAGAGCTGAATATATGAGAATAGGAATAGGAGATGATTAG